One window of the Deinococcus planocerae genome contains the following:
- a CDS encoding CDP-alcohol phosphatidyltransferase family protein, with protein MEPSGHPPSPPTHAKARPAREWVCEGVFRPLAARLVSPLAQRGINPLHVVLAHTALGVGVGVLLRRGHRVTPAVLLQVKTLLDNLDGQLARATGQTTETGRYLDTEGDLLVNAAVLVGLAGWWGVPLTVLQSLILSVDYLWERDHREARGEVFRDPPAQAGDDPRVLAALKRGYALYFTPQERVLGALFEGRLRAAAGGPPTPDDRLAYTPREINVVAVNLGLSTQLLALGLCLTARRPGVYLWSLPAQALLLAGVQGWREGRVRGKW; from the coding sequence GTGGAGCCCTCCGGCCACCCACCCTCCCCGCCGACCCACGCCAAGGCCCGCCCCGCCCGCGAGTGGGTGTGCGAGGGCGTGTTCCGACCCCTCGCCGCGCGGCTGGTGTCGCCGCTGGCCCAGCGGGGCATTAATCCCCTCCACGTCGTGCTGGCCCACACGGCGCTGGGGGTCGGGGTGGGCGTGCTCCTGCGGCGGGGGCACCGGGTCACGCCCGCCGTGCTCCTCCAGGTCAAGACCCTGCTCGACAACCTCGACGGGCAGCTCGCCCGCGCGACCGGGCAGACGACCGAGACGGGGCGCTACCTCGACACCGAGGGCGACCTCCTCGTGAACGCCGCCGTTCTGGTGGGCCTCGCCGGGTGGTGGGGGGTGCCGCTCACGGTGCTCCAGAGCCTGATCCTGAGCGTGGACTACCTGTGGGAGCGCGACCACCGGGAGGCCCGGGGCGAGGTCTTCCGCGATCCGCCCGCCCAGGCGGGAGACGACCCGCGCGTCCTGGCGGCCCTGAAGAGGGGATACGCCCTGTACTTCACCCCGCAGGAGCGTGTGCTCGGGGCCCTTTTCGAGGGGCGGCTGCGCGCGGCGGCAGGCGGGCCTCCCACCCCCGACGACCGCCTCGCCTACACCCCGCGCGAGATCAACGTGGTCGCGGTGAACCTGGGGCTGAGCACCCAGCTCCTCGCCCTGGGGCTGTGTTTGACCGCGCGGCGGCCCGGCGTGTACCTATGGAGCCTGCCCGCCCAGGCGCTGCTGCTCGCGGGGGTGCAGGGGTGGCGGGAGGGGCGGGTCAGGGGGAAGTGGTGA
- a CDS encoding DUF2270 domain-containing protein, translating to MPGVGRGQGAVLDRALTELSYSTNTANALIHLYRAEVGKMTAYRQRLDTTTNWAVVTTAGLASFALGNPDNSHVTFLFAMFLNYYFLRLEARRFRTFEIAHHRVRIMERFFYPAMLGDAVDPGWHQLLLAELGKPRSPMSRADALGWRLNRNYLWIYAAVLFAWFAKLDLSQPKGWVLEFPEALSLADIGNFPGWLVFVGVIVFYGYLIVLAVRAARTYPLEEG from the coding sequence GTGCCCGGCGTAGGGCGTGGTCAGGGCGCCGTCTTGGACCGGGCGCTGACCGAGCTGAGCTACAGCACGAACACCGCCAACGCCCTGATCCACCTCTACCGCGCCGAGGTCGGCAAGATGACCGCCTACCGCCAGCGCCTCGACACGACGACGAACTGGGCGGTCGTCACCACCGCCGGTCTGGCCTCCTTCGCGCTGGGGAACCCCGACAACAGCCACGTCACCTTCCTCTTCGCCATGTTCCTGAACTACTACTTCCTGCGGCTGGAGGCCCGGAGATTCCGCACCTTCGAGATCGCCCACCACCGGGTGCGGATCATGGAGCGTTTCTTCTACCCGGCGATGCTCGGCGACGCGGTGGACCCCGGCTGGCACCAACTGCTGCTGGCCGAACTCGGCAAGCCCCGCAGCCCGATGAGCCGCGCCGACGCCCTGGGCTGGCGGCTCAACCGCAACTACCTGTGGATCTACGCGGCGGTGCTCTTCGCGTGGTTCGCCAAGCTCGACCTGTCGCAGCCCAAGGGCTGGGTGCTCGAATTCCCCGAAGCGCTCTCGCTCGCCGACATCGGCAACTTCCCCGGCTGGCTGGTGTTCGTGGGGGTGATAGTGTTCTACGGCTACCTGATCGTGCTGGCGGTGCGGGCGGCGCGCACCTACCCGCTGGAGGAGGGGTGA
- a CDS encoding low temperature requirement protein A, which produces MWRNVRLWWQTPQLHAPGEDARRVTWLELFYDLVFVVVISRLAHHLAGHPDARSLGEFLLLFVPVWWVWLSVAYYNERFETYDLSFRAVTFFQMLAVAGMAATAEYGLGKTATGFALSYAFARALITWMWWRAGRHNPGVRPVTDVYVRGFSASIVLWTVAAFLTGPLALILKGVGLLIDLVTPLLTLADQPRVFPAPARKLPERFGLFVIIVLGESLVGVVNGLAEVETLGPVTVLRFVLGLLLGFGLWWVYFDYIGRREPDSHNRWRFLAWSYLHLPLVVGITLIGAMVEHAVAVEGPAEPGVRWLLAGGFALFYLACMGLEFTLEPEKELLFTARQLAPLRLLTAGVALTLPLFLTSLSGLVLGLIFLHLLHAGLGVRAWFASGNVGRTDMH; this is translated from the coding sequence ATGTGGCGCAACGTCCGGCTCTGGTGGCAGACCCCGCAGCTCCACGCCCCCGGGGAGGATGCCCGGCGGGTCACCTGGCTCGAACTCTTCTACGATCTCGTCTTCGTGGTCGTGATCTCGCGGCTGGCGCACCACCTCGCGGGGCACCCCGACGCGCGCAGCCTGGGCGAGTTCCTGCTCTTGTTCGTCCCGGTGTGGTGGGTGTGGCTGAGCGTCGCGTACTACAACGAGCGCTTCGAGACCTACGACCTGAGCTTCCGCGCCGTCACCTTCTTCCAGATGCTCGCCGTGGCGGGGATGGCCGCGACCGCCGAGTACGGGCTGGGCAAGACCGCGACCGGCTTCGCGCTGTCGTACGCCTTCGCCCGGGCGCTGATCACATGGATGTGGTGGCGGGCGGGGCGGCACAATCCGGGGGTGCGGCCCGTCACCGACGTGTACGTGCGCGGCTTCAGCGCCAGCATCGTCCTCTGGACCGTCGCGGCCTTCCTGACCGGCCCGCTGGCGCTGATCCTCAAGGGAGTGGGGCTCCTGATCGACCTCGTGACGCCGCTGCTGACCCTCGCCGACCAGCCGCGCGTCTTTCCCGCGCCCGCGCGCAAGCTGCCCGAACGCTTTGGCCTCTTCGTGATCATCGTGCTCGGGGAGAGCCTCGTGGGCGTCGTGAACGGGCTGGCGGAGGTGGAGACCCTGGGCCCGGTGACCGTGCTGCGCTTCGTGTTGGGCCTGCTGCTGGGCTTCGGGCTGTGGTGGGTCTACTTCGACTACATCGGTCGGCGGGAGCCCGACTCGCACAACCGCTGGCGCTTCCTGGCGTGGTCCTACCTCCACCTGCCCCTCGTGGTCGGGATCACCCTGATCGGCGCGATGGTCGAGCACGCCGTGGCGGTGGAGGGGCCCGCCGAGCCGGGCGTGCGCTGGCTGCTGGCGGGGGGCTTCGCGCTGTTCTACCTCGCCTGCATGGGGCTGGAATTCACGCTGGAGCCGGAAAAGGAGCTGCTCTTCACCGCCCGCCAGCTCGCCCCGCTGCGCCTGCTCACGGCGGGGGTCGCGCTGACGCTGCCCCTTTTCCTGACCTCGCTCTCGGGGCTGGTGCTGGGGCTGATCTTCCTGCACCTCCTGCACGCCGGGTTGGGGGTGCGGGCGTGGTTCGCCAGCGGCAACGTCGGGCGCACCGACATGCACTGA
- a CDS encoding MBL fold metallo-hydrolase — MTRARQHGTAQVWTLPTGPLQENAVLVAGQGGEGFLFDPGDEAERVLALVREAGVTVRGILLTHAHFDHIGAVQPVREALEVPVSLHPADLPLYRLGAASAARWNLPFIQPEAPEHEITQGQTFQAGDLTLTARELPGHAPGHVVFVGEGFVVAGDTLFQGGIGRTDLPGGNHPQLLAGIARELLSLPGETAVYPGHGPATTIGAERRTNPFLR; from the coding sequence ATGACGAGAGCGAGGCAACACGGCACGGCACAGGTCTGGACCCTCCCGACCGGGCCCTTGCAGGAAAACGCGGTGCTCGTGGCGGGGCAGGGTGGCGAAGGCTTTCTCTTCGACCCCGGCGACGAGGCCGAGCGGGTGCTGGCCCTCGTGCGCGAGGCGGGCGTGACGGTGCGCGGCATCCTCCTCACCCACGCGCATTTCGACCATATCGGCGCGGTGCAGCCGGTGCGGGAGGCGCTGGAGGTGCCCGTCTCCCTCCACCCCGCCGACCTCCCCCTCTACCGCCTGGGCGCGGCGTCGGCGGCCCGCTGGAACCTGCCGTTCATCCAGCCGGAGGCGCCCGAGCACGAGATCACCCAGGGGCAGACTTTCCAGGCGGGCGACCTGACCCTCACCGCGCGCGAGTTGCCGGGACACGCGCCGGGGCACGTCGTCTTCGTCGGAGAGGGCTTCGTGGTGGCGGGCGATACGCTCTTTCAGGGCGGAATCGGGCGCACCGACCTGCCGGGCGGGAACCATCCCCAACTGCTCGCGGGGATCGCGCGCGAGCTGCTGTCGCTGCCGGGCGAGACCGCCGTGTACCCCGGCCACGGCCCGGCCACGACCATAGGGGCCGAGCGGCGCACCAACCCCTTCCTGCGCTGA
- a CDS encoding type II toxin-antitoxin system PemK/MazF family toxin encodes MAEPQRGEVWQVQFNPSLQSEGKDQHPAVILSIDELNRSKMPLTTVVPLTSVPPRREGMLNVRVEPTDDNGLTKISWAQPHMIRAINKDLRLVRRRGVLAAADFERIAQAVRDVLGL; translated from the coding sequence GTGGCTGAACCGCAGCGCGGGGAGGTCTGGCAGGTGCAGTTCAATCCTTCGTTACAGAGCGAGGGCAAGGATCAACACCCGGCGGTCATCCTGAGCATCGACGAATTGAACCGCTCAAAAATGCCCTTGACGACCGTTGTGCCCCTGACGAGCGTGCCCCCGAGACGTGAGGGGATGTTGAACGTGCGGGTGGAACCCACCGACGACAACGGCCTCACCAAGATCTCGTGGGCGCAGCCGCACATGATCCGGGCCATCAACAAGGATCTGCGCTTGGTGAGGCGCCGGGGCGTTCTCGCGGCGGCGGACTTCGAACGCATCGCTCAGGCGGTGCGGGATGTTCTGGGGCTTTAG
- a CDS encoding putative toxin-antitoxin system toxin component, PIN family, translating into MPDAPRVIPDVNVILSGATSPRGPARDLLLAAKRFDVVFVLGEEHFVELRRVLTYQNVLSLGGGLTAAEAFGLAYDLLQVAEVVQRVQSFDWPSCPDPKDWYLLNLLMTSEAEALVTKDKHLLRMHDKLGLPVYEPKELVRLGVI; encoded by the coding sequence GTGCCGGATGCTCCCCGTGTGATCCCAGACGTGAACGTCATTCTTAGCGGCGCGACGAGCCCACGCGGTCCCGCCCGTGACCTGCTGCTTGCGGCAAAGCGTTTCGACGTGGTGTTCGTGTTGGGCGAGGAGCATTTTGTGGAATTGCGGCGGGTGTTGACGTATCAGAATGTGTTGTCGCTGGGTGGTGGGCTCACGGCCGCCGAGGCGTTCGGGCTTGCCTACGACTTGCTTCAAGTGGCGGAGGTGGTGCAGCGGGTGCAGTCGTTCGATTGGCCGTCTTGCCCGGACCCGAAAGACTGGTATCTACTCAACCTGTTGATGACCTCAGAGGCCGAGGCACTTGTCACGAAGGATAAACATCTCCTGCGGATGCACGACAAGCTCGGGTTGCCGGTATATGAGCCGAAGGAACTGGTGCGGCTCGGCGTGATCTAA
- a CDS encoding helix-turn-helix domain-containing protein: MTPKPQALLTVTEVARLLHVSDDTVRRQIREGDLEAIQIGTTPTGRPRYRVPKAAVDARLGRRVPVATPSLDRLREVFSVLSDEEREELIERAIEWARSQRTDEPDDRPRLPEPTREEIVRKFGRRLLTRKRAG, encoded by the coding sequence ATGACTCCCAAGCCTCAAGCCCTGCTTACCGTCACCGAGGTCGCGCGGCTCCTACACGTGAGCGACGACACCGTGCGGCGCCAGATCAGGGAAGGCGACCTGGAAGCCATCCAGATTGGCACCACCCCGACCGGGCGACCGCGCTACCGCGTCCCAAAGGCTGCCGTCGATGCCCGGCTCGGGCGGCGTGTGCCTGTGGCGACACCCAGCCTCGACCGGCTGCGGGAGGTCTTCTCGGTGCTCTCCGATGAGGAGCGCGAGGAGCTGATTGAGCGGGCCATCGAGTGGGCACGCTCTCAGCGAACGGACGAGCCCGATGATCGCCCCCGTCTGCCTGAGCCGACCAGGGAGGAGATCGTGCGGAAGTTCGGTAGACGGCTCCTGACCAGGAAGCGGGCAGGCTGA